The Brassica oleracea var. oleracea cultivar TO1000 chromosome C6, BOL, whole genome shotgun sequence genome includes a region encoding these proteins:
- the LOC106296644 gene encoding E3 ubiquitin-protein ligase MBR1-like, which translates to MPVSRDPSSSSRTIRHQPMNLPPFPTADEPLIPKPSRICKSAMSTFFLLPSSSNEPNNRRKGKKPNPFLPKTSSFRSLGCTSSASQRVFVPAVIRSSANWDASDAKSEKTKSKKKGKGCSYSGGGSVKILSEADRSGCGPVPDVWCGPGVGFSTDAVVSGTVEAEPPRRNIPARRKIDGEGSSVPPRRSHNQETSLYFDSDMTSRDEQTQTLFSDRYHRHLRQPYPNGLDEMMMIQNGFVMGRMLNSHDHFRDLRLNVDGMSYEQLLELGDRIGYVGTGLNEKQIKTCLWRVKPSHKATPLEDRKCSICQEEYEGKDEDEDEVGELRCGHKYHIHCARQWLLRKNSCPVCKTMPFA; encoded by the exons ATGCCTGTTTCTAGAGATCCCTCGTCTTCTTCGAGAACAATCAGACACCAACCCATGAACCTCCCACCATTTCCCACCGCCGACGAGCCTCTAATCCCCAAACCTAGCCGCATCTGTAAATCCGCCATGTCTACCTTCTTCCTCTTACCTTCATCATCCAACGAACCCAACAACAGAAGAAAGGGGAAGAAACCAAACCCTTTCCTCCCAAAAACGTCGTCCTTTCGCAGCCTCGGCTGCACCTCCTCCGCCTCTCAGCGAGTTTTCGTCCCGGCCGTGATCCGCTCCTCCGCGAATTGGGACGCGAGTGATGCCAAAAGTGAGAAGACGAAGAGCAAGAAGAAGGGCAAGGGCTGTAGCTACAGTGGCGGTGGCTCGGTTAAGATCTTGAGCGAGGCTGATAGAAGCGGTTGCGGTCCGGTTCCTGATGTTTGGTGCGGACCCGGTGTCGGGTTTTCCACCGATGCGGTGGTCTCCGGCACCGTCGAAGCGGAGCCTCCGAGAAGGAATATTCCGGCGAGACGCAAAATCGATGGAGAG GGCTCTTCTGTTCCTCCCCGGCGATCTCATAATCAAGAAACTAGTCTTTACTTTGACTCTGATATGACATCGAGGGATGAACAGACGCAGACGCTTTTCTCTGATAGATATCATCGTCATCTACGACAACCTTACCCTAATGGACTCGACGAG ATGATGATGATACAGAATGGTTTTGTAATGGGAAGGATGTTAAACTCTCACGATCACTTCCGTGACTTGAGACTCAACGTCGATGGCATGTCTTACGAG CAACTTCTGGAGCTTGGTGACAGAATTGGGTATGTGGGCACTGGACTTAATGAAAAACAGATCAAAACCTGTCTCTGGAGAGTCAAACCATCTCACAAAGCTACACCACTAGAAGATAGAAAGTGCAGCATCTGTCAA GAAGAGTATGAGGGTAAGGACGAGGACGAGGACGAGGTAGGGGAGTTAAGATGTGGGCACAAGTACCATATCCACTGTGCGAGACAATGGC